Within Amycolatopsis sp. FDAARGOS 1241, the genomic segment AAGGTGTCGGCGACGCTCCGGCGCCGAAGACGACGAAGGCGGCCAAGTCCGACGAGCCGGCTCGCGCCGAGAAGAAGCGCGAAGCGGCTCCGAGCGCCGAGTCCGCGCCCGCCCCGAAGGCGGAGACCAACGGGTCCGCGCCCGAGGCGTCCGCTCCGGCCGAGGCGCCGGCGGAAAAGCCCGCGCAGCAGGAGCGCCAGGACGGCGGCCAGCAGAACGACGGCCAGCCCGAGGAAGGCGGTCGCGGCCGACGTCGCCGCGGCGCCAACCGCGCCGCGGGCGCACCGGACGGCCAGCGCGAACAGCGTGACGGTGGCCAGCGCGGCGACCGCAACGACCGCGGTGACCGGAACGACCGTGGTGAGCGTGGTGAGCGCGGCGACCGCCAGGGCGGCCGCGACAACCGCGACAACCGCGGCGGCCAGGACAACCGCCAGCGCAACAACCAGCAGGACGGCGGCAACCGCGGTCAGCAGGACAACCGCGACAACCGCGCACAAGGCGGGGACGACGACGAGGAAGGCGGCCGTCGCGGCCGGCGCTTCCGCGACCGCCGCCGGCGGGGCAGCGGGGGCGGCCGGGGTGAAGGCGGTTCGCCGGACACCGAGATCCGCGAGGACGACGTCCTGCTGCCGGTCGCCGGCATCCTGGACGTGCTGGACAACTACGCGTTCGTGCGCACTTCCGGCTACCTGGCCGGGCCGAACGACGTGTACGTTTCGCTCTCGCTGGTCCGCAAGTTCGGCCTGCGCCGCGGTGACGCCATCACCGGTGTCGTCCGCCAGCCGCGCGAGGGCGAGCAGCAGCGGCAGAAGTTCAACCCGCTGGTGCGCGTCGACTCGATCAACGGCCTGGAGCCGGACGAGGCCAAGCGCCGTCCCGACTTCACCAAGCTGACGCCGCTCTACCCCAACGAGCGCCTGCGGCTCGAAACCGAGCCGCACAAGCTCACCACCCGCGTGATCGACCTGATCATGCCGGTCGGCAAGGGGCAGCGCGCCCTGATCGTGTCGCCGCCGAAGGCCGGTAAGACCACGATCATGCAGGACATCGCCAACGCGATCACCACGAACAACCCCGAGTGCCACCTCATGGTCGTGCTGGTCGACGAGCGGCCGGAAGAGGTCACGGACATGCAGCGGTCCGTGAAGGGCGAGGTCATCGCCTCTACCTTCGACCGCCCGCCGGCCGACCACACGTCGGTCGCGGAGCTCTCGATCGAGCGCGCCAAGCGCCTGGTCGAGATGGGCCACGACGTGGTGGTGCTGCTCGACTCGATCACCCGTCTCGGCCGTGCCTACAACCTGGCCGCGCCGGCGTCGGGTCGCATCCTGTCCGGTGGTGTCGACTCGACCGCGCTGTATCCGCCGAAGCGGTTCCTGGGTGCCGCGCGCAACATCGAGAACGGTGGTTCGCTCACCATCTTCGCCACGGCGATGGTGGAGACGGGCTCCACGATGGACACGGTGATCTTCGAGGAGTTCAAGGGCACCGGCAACGCGGAGCTCAAGCTCGACCGCAAGATCTCCGAGCGCCGCGTGTTCCCGGCGGTCGACGTCAACCCGTCCGGCACCCGCAAGGAGGAGCTGCTGCTCCCGCCGGACGAGCTCGCGGTCACGCACAAGCTGCACCGCGTGCTCCACGCGCTCGACTCGCAGCAGGCCATCGACCTGCTCCTGTCGCGCCTGCGCAAGACGAAGAACAACATCGAGTTCCTCATGCAGGTCTCGAAGACGGCCCTCGGCGGGAACGACGAGGACTGAGTTCGCTGCTGGCGAAGGGCCCCTCGAGCGTTCGAGGGGCCCTTCGGCGTTCCGGGCGGTTCAGTGGTCTCGGCGGGCAGCACAGACAACCGGTGGGCGGTGGGCTCCGGCGGGGTGGCTGTGAGCCGAGGAATACCAGGCCAGGAGGGTCTGTTGAGGAAGGTGTCAGCTCGTCTGGCACAATGACCCGCTGAAGTCCGGCACCGGTTCACCCCGACTGGGGACCCGGGGCCAACGAGAGAGGACACCATGAAGAGCGGTATTCACCCTGACTACGTGGTCACCCAGGTCACGTGCAACTGCGGGAACAGCTTCACCACCCGCAGCACCAAGGAGTCGGGCCAGATCCACGTCGAGATCTGCTCGAACTGCCACCCCTTCTACACCGGTAAGCAGAAGATCATGGACACCGGTGGCCGGGTCGCGCGGTTCGAGAAGCGCTACGGCAAGCGTCAGAAGAACGACGCCAAGTAGCTTCGCCGACGGCGCCCACCTGCACGAGCGGGTGGGCGCCGTTTGCTGTCTCCAGTAATCGTTTCGAGGCCGGGAAGAAGGCGCGCAGTGGATTCGACGTCGCTCAAGGGGCTGCTCGAGGAGCACGCCCAGCTGGAGACGCAGCTGGCGGATCCCGCCGTGCACGCCGACCAGGCGAAGGCCCGCAAGCTCGGCCGCCGCTACGCCGAGCTCAGCCCGGTCGTGAAGGCGGTGCGGGAGCTCGACCAGACCCGCGACGACCTCTCGGCGGCCAGGGAGCTGGCCGCCGAGGACGCGGCGTTCGCGGCGGAGGCCGAGGAGCTGGCCGCGAAGGTGCCCGAGCTGGAGTCGCGGCTCACCGAGCTGCTGCTGCCGCGCGACCCGTACGACGGATCAGACGTGGTCATGGAGATCAAGTCCGGTGAGGGCGGCGAGGAGTCGGCGCTGTTCGCCGGCGACCTGCTGCGCATGTACCTGCGCTACGCCGAGCGCCACGGCTGGAAGGCCGAGGTGCTCGACTCGACCGACTCCGACCTCGGCGGGTTCAAGGACGTCACGCTGTCGATCAAGAGCAAGACCGCCGACGTCGACGGCGTCTGGTCGCGCCTGAAGTTCGAGGGCGGGGTGCACCGCGTACAGCGCGTGCCGGCGACCGAGTCGCAGGGGCGCATCCACACGTCCGCCGCGGGGGTGCTGATCTACCCCGAACCCGAAGAGGTCGAGGTCGAGATCGACCCGAACGACCTGCGCATCGACGTCTTCCGCTCGTCGGGTCCCGGCGGTCAGAGCGTGAACACGACCGACTCGGCCGTGCGCATCACGCACCTGCCGACCGGCATCGTCGTGTCGTGCCAGAACGAGAAGTCGCAGATCCAGAACCGCGCCCGCGCGCTGCAGGTCCTGCAGGCGCGCCTGCAGGCGATCGCCGAGGAGGAGGCCGCCGCGAAGGCATCGGACGCCCGGCGTTCGCAGGTCCGCACCGTCGACCGTTCCGAGCGGGTGCGCACGTACAACTTCCCGGAGAACCGCATCTCGGACCACCGGGTGAACTACAAGGCCTACAACCTCGACCAGGTGCTCGACGGCGACCTCGACGGCGTTCTGGACGCACTGGCCACCGCCGACCGCGAAGAGCGGCTGGCGGCGCAGTCCGGCTGAGTCACACCGTCGCCGGGATCTCCTCGGTCAGCGGCTCGTCGTCCGCGCCCACGACCGGCTCCTCGGGCGGCTCTCCCTCGGCGCGGGGCAGCAGGCTGAGGACGCCGAAGACGATCGCGAGCACGGTCGGGAAGAGCGTGAGCAGCTGGTGCTTCACGCCTTCCACGCCCTCGCCGAGCGCGGACAGCCCGAGCTGCCCGACGGCGAAGAGCGTCAGCAGGAAGACGACGAGGCCGTACTCGCGCCGGTTCCGGCGGAACGCGCGGACGCCGGCCCAGGCGAGCAGCAGCCAGATCGGGATCAGCACGAACAGCCCGGCGGGCGCGGCTAGCGCGGCGGAGCCGGAGAACACCGGTACGCGGTACTCCTTCGCCAGCCGCGGCTGCCCGGAGAGCTCGCCGAAACTGCCGAGGTTGCCGGGCCGCGCAGTGAGCGTGTTCACGCCGCCCTGCTGCAGGATCTGCGCGACGCGCTCGGGGTGCGTCGCGTAGTACTGCACCACGTTGCGGCGGCTGATCTTGTCGCGGTACTGCGGGTAGAGCGGGTCGGTCGACGCCGCGCCCGGGCTCCACCAGCCGGTGCCGATGTACTTCGCGAACGACGGCGGGAACCCCAGCGCGGCCAGGTCGGCGTTCGTGTCGTGCTTGCCGTCCACGATGGAGTCGAAGATCGCGTTGTACATGTTGGCCTCGCGGTACTCCGCGTTGGCCGGGTCGCCGTGGGACTGCACGGCGAGCGTCCCGGCGCCGACGATCGCGAGCACAACCACAGGCAGCGCCCAGCGGGCCCCGCCGCGCGCGCCCTTCGGCTTCACGAGAAGAACCGCGATCACGAAAAGGGGAATGAGCAACAGGGTCTGCGACTTCGCGGTGATTCCGATCAGTCCACCGAGGACGGTGATGGCGGCACCCGCCCGGCGCCGGGCGCGGTCGCGGTGCATCAGCAGCAGGCCGCCGGCGATCAGCAGCAGGCCGAGGAAGGCCGCGCCCTCGCTGAGCGTGGAGGCGAAGTAGCCGAAGAACGCCGAGTCACCCATGACGAGCAGCAGGAGAACCGTCGCGACAACCTTGCCGCTGCGCTTCAGGTCGAGGCCGGCGACGGCGGCGGTGATGGCCACCGCGACGAGCACGCAGGTGCCGGCACCGAGGACCAGCAGGTTCAAGTTGGCACTCGAGCCGAAGAGGTGGCCCGCCTTGCTCGCGAGCCAGTCGAGCCAGCTCTGGCTCGAGACGTAGTCGCTCCTGCAGGGGACCCCGGCGCCGTAGCTGAACCGGACGAAGCCCTCCGACGGGCGGTCGAGCTGCTTGCCGCCGAGCTTGCAGAGCAGCCGCCAGCCGTCGCCGTTGTCCGCCATGCCGATGGGCCGGGGAACGAGGAACCGGATCAGGAGGAGGGCGAGCGAAGCGATGAAGATCGCGAGACCGAAGCGGAGCTCTTTGGTTCGCACCCGGCCGAGTGTAGGCAGGGCGGTGCCGCGCCGCCGGGTGAGCGCCCTCCGCGCTCAGCCGGCCCAGTAGCCGGAGATGAAGCGCACGAAGATCAGCGCGCCGATCGTCGCGTTGGCGTACAGCACTGCGTAGGCCACGCCGCGCAGCTTCGGCCGGCGCTCGGTGAACAGCACCAGCGCCACGTACATCACGAAACACGGCAGCAAGTAGCGGTGCACGGACACCACGTTGTTGTTGATCGTGAGCATCACGATCGACGCGATGCCGAACAGGGCCAGCGGGATTCCCTTGGCGCGCAACGCGACGAACACGTAGACCGACGAAATCAGCAGCAGGACCAGTCCGATGGTGGGCAGCACGTGGCTCATCAGCGTCCACCCGTCCATCGGGATGTCGCCGAGCAGCGCGTGCGCGGTGATCTTCGCTTCGGTCCACGCGGTGGCGAAGATGTTCGGGTTGAACTTGTGGTACGACCAGGTCGCGACACCCTTGAGGGCGTTGAAGCTCGCCATCGCGCTGCCGGTCCGCAGCTTCATGTAGACCATGTGCGTGCCGAGCCCGAGGAACGCGGCGGGGAACCACAGCAGCCGCCAGTCGAGCAGGCCGCGAAGCTTCCAGTCCTTCGAGCGCCAGAACTCCAGGAAACACAGCCCGACGAACACCGCCGCCGTGATCCGCGAGGCGGTGAGCGGGATGAGGCACAGGCCCATCCACACCCACTGGCGGCGCAGGGCGAACAGGTAGGCCCAGAAGCCCAGCGCGCAGAACACGGCTTCGCTGTAGAAGGAGTGCAGGAAGAAGGCCGCGGGCGCCGTGAGGAAGGCCGCGACCACGAGCCACGGCGCGCGGTCGCCGGTGAAGAAGAACCGGGCGATCTTCAGCAGTGCCACCGCGGCCAGCCAGGTCGCGACGAGGTTGACGAGGAATCCTGCCACCAGCAGGCCGATCAGGTGGAAGCTGATCGTCTGCACGAGCCACACGCAGATCGGGAACACCGGGTAGAACGCGCGCAGCGGCACGTAGCTGCTCGTGTAGGCGTGCTGCGCGATCTCGCCGTAGTTGCCGGCGTCCCAGCGGTAGGTGTGCGCGAGCAAGCTCCACGTCGACCCGATCCCGGTCTTGGGAATGCCCTCGCTCGTCGGGCTCGCCGGACCGAACAGCCACGCGACGGCGATCAGCGCGACGTTCCACGCGATCACGGCCGCGAGCACCTTCGCGAAGTCGCCGGTGAGCCACGCGGGCACGCGGGCCGCGCGCGGTGTTTCCGGCGCCGGACCCGCATCGTCGAGCGAAACGGGCGGAACGGCGGTGCTAGTCATGAGCGGCCTCCTGGGCCGGGGTCGGGACCACCTTGCGGCGGGTCCGGAAGACCACCTTGTTGTAGAGCACGTAGTTCCACACCAGCCCGACCGCGATCCCGGCGAACTTCGGGACCAGCGGCGTGACACCGGGCAGGGCGCTGGTGACCGCGTAGATCACCAGCGCCTGCACGACCCAGAGGCCGAACGCGGTGACGGCGAAGAACAACAGCGCCTGGCGGCGGACGTCGCCGTCCTTGGCGCGGAAGGTGAAGTTGCGGTTGAGCGTGAAGCTCAGCAGCATGCCCGCGGTGGTCGAGCAGAAGTTCGCGACGAACAGCGGCAGCCCGGCCACCGAGTACAGCACCAGGTAACCGAGCGCGTCGACCAGCGTGTTGGCCACCCCGACGAGGCCGAAACGCAGCTGGGTCGCGCTGATCAGTTTCACCGGACGCCGGTCCCGGCGTCCACACCGGACTCGACCGCACGCTCCAGTTGGGTCAGTCCGGTG encodes:
- a CDS encoding mannosyltransferase family protein, which codes for MTSTAVPPVSLDDAGPAPETPRAARVPAWLTGDFAKVLAAVIAWNVALIAVAWLFGPASPTSEGIPKTGIGSTWSLLAHTYRWDAGNYGEIAQHAYTSSYVPLRAFYPVFPICVWLVQTISFHLIGLLVAGFLVNLVATWLAAVALLKIARFFFTGDRAPWLVVAAFLTAPAAFFLHSFYSEAVFCALGFWAYLFALRRQWVWMGLCLIPLTASRITAAVFVGLCFLEFWRSKDWKLRGLLDWRLLWFPAAFLGLGTHMVYMKLRTGSAMASFNALKGVATWSYHKFNPNIFATAWTEAKITAHALLGDIPMDGWTLMSHVLPTIGLVLLLISSVYVFVALRAKGIPLALFGIASIVMLTINNNVVSVHRYLLPCFVMYVALVLFTERRPKLRGVAYAVLYANATIGALIFVRFISGYWAG
- the rho gene encoding transcription termination factor Rho → MSNTDLLSGDVETPAAAAETNGAAAAPKRRTGGLSGMVIAELRQLAGELGVGETTGMRKGDLIAAIRERQGKTKKRTATAETLPLEGVGDAPAPKTTKAAKSDEPARAEKKREAAPSAESAPAPKAETNGSAPEASAPAEAPAEKPAQQERQDGGQQNDGQPEEGGRGRRRRGANRAAGAPDGQREQRDGGQRGDRNDRGDRNDRGERGERGDRQGGRDNRDNRGGQDNRQRNNQQDGGNRGQQDNRDNRAQGGDDDEEGGRRGRRFRDRRRRGSGGGRGEGGSPDTEIREDDVLLPVAGILDVLDNYAFVRTSGYLAGPNDVYVSLSLVRKFGLRRGDAITGVVRQPREGEQQRQKFNPLVRVDSINGLEPDEAKRRPDFTKLTPLYPNERLRLETEPHKLTTRVIDLIMPVGKGQRALIVSPPKAGKTTIMQDIANAITTNNPECHLMVVLVDERPEEVTDMQRSVKGEVIASTFDRPPADHTSVAELSIERAKRLVEMGHDVVVLLDSITRLGRAYNLAAPASGRILSGGVDSTALYPPKRFLGAARNIENGGSLTIFATAMVETGSTMDTVIFEEFKGTGNAELKLDRKISERRVFPAVDVNPSGTRKEELLLPPDELAVTHKLHRVLHALDSQQAIDLLLSRLRKTKNNIEFLMQVSKTALGGNDED
- the prfA gene encoding peptide chain release factor 1, which codes for MDSTSLKGLLEEHAQLETQLADPAVHADQAKARKLGRRYAELSPVVKAVRELDQTRDDLSAARELAAEDAAFAAEAEELAAKVPELESRLTELLLPRDPYDGSDVVMEIKSGEGGEESALFAGDLLRMYLRYAERHGWKAEVLDSTDSDLGGFKDVTLSIKSKTADVDGVWSRLKFEGGVHRVQRVPATESQGRIHTSAAGVLIYPEPEEVEVEIDPNDLRIDVFRSSGPGGQSVNTTDSAVRITHLPTGIVVSCQNEKSQIQNRARALQVLQARLQAIAEEEAAAKASDARRSQVRTVDRSERVRTYNFPENRISDHRVNYKAYNLDQVLDGDLDGVLDALATADREERLAAQSG
- a CDS encoding GtrA family protein, with protein sequence MKLISATQLRFGLVGVANTLVDALGYLVLYSVAGLPLFVANFCSTTAGMLLSFTLNRNFTFRAKDGDVRRQALLFFAVTAFGLWVVQALVIYAVTSALPGVTPLVPKFAGIAVGLVWNYVLYNKVVFRTRRKVVPTPAQEAAHD
- the rpmE gene encoding 50S ribosomal protein L31 gives rise to the protein MKSGIHPDYVVTQVTCNCGNSFTTRSTKESGQIHVEICSNCHPFYTGKQKIMDTGGRVARFEKRYGKRQKNDAK